A region of Argentina anserina chromosome 5, drPotAnse1.1, whole genome shotgun sequence DNA encodes the following proteins:
- the LOC126795335 gene encoding GDP-mannose transporter GONST3 isoform X2 has translation MATEEVGKGQREIEWDAKEICRYYLVRFCPHDLFAGTRNDLGPCYRKHDPKLKESFQKSPRHEQYVRKFETELAQFCEMLVMDLDQKVRRERERRSMDMEPPLTPLPTNKSEQLLVLEEKLKNLLKKADALGEIENVDEAETPKRKNPEIGENQDGSSGPSLIIQPNWYSIVLQHISVYGIAAGYCLSASLLSIINKWAVVKFPYPGALTALQYFTSAVGVLLCGWFKFIEYDSLDLLTMWRFLPAAIIFYLSLFTNSELLLHANVDTFIVFRSVVPIFVAIGETLFLHQPRPSMRTWISLGTIFGGSVIYVLTDYQFTVTAYSWAIAYLISMSIDFVYIKHVVMTIGLNTWGLVLYNNLEALLLFPLELLVMGELKKIKHEISDESDWYSFAVILPVGLSCLFGLSISFFGFSCRRAISATGFTVLGIVNKLLTVVINLVIWDKHSTFIGTVGLLICMLGGVMYQQSTSKPKVVNEVKAQQTEEEQQKLIEMNSSSERNNKDTWATGDERGNETSPSR, from the exons ATGGCAACAG AGGAAGTGGGAAAGGGCCAAAGAGAGATTGAGTGGGATGCGAAGGAGATTTGTAGGTACTATTTGGTTCGGTTTTGTCCTCATGATCTCTTCGCCGGTACTCGAAACGATCTAG gACCATGTTACAGGAAACACGACCCGAAGCTGAAAGAAAG TTTTCAGAAGTCCCCACGACATGAACAATACGTGCGCAAGTTTGAAACTGAACTTGCTCAGTTTTGTGAGATGCTG GTGATGGATTTAGATCAAAAAGTAAGGCGTGAACGAGAACGACGTTCTATGGACATGGAACCCCCACTGACTCCATTGCCAACCAACAAGTCTGAACAATTATTGGTCCTGGAGGAAAAGCTAAAAAACTTGCTCAAGAAAGCGGATGCCCTTGGTGAGATTGAGAATGTGGATGAAGCTGAAACACCCAAGAGAAAG AATCCTGAAATCGGTGAAAACCAGGATGGATCTAGTGGTCCTTCTCTTATCATCCAACCAAACTGGTATAGTATTGTACTGCAGCACATCTCAGTCTATGGAATAGCCGCTGGTTACTGCTTATCTGCCTCATTGCTTTCAATCATCAACAAATGGGCTGTGGTGAAATTTCCTTATCCTGGGGCACTGACTGCTCTACAGTATTTTACAAGTGCTGTTGGGGTGCTCCTCTGTGGCTGGTTTAAGTTCATAGAGTATGACTCGCTTGACCTCCTTACTATGTGGCGATTCCTACCAGCTGCAATTATTTTCTACCTTTCTCTCTTCACCAACAGTGAACTCCTTCTTCATGCCAATGTTGACACTTTCATTGTGTTTCGATCAGTCGTTCCCATCTTTGTTGCAATTGGAGAGACTCTCTTCTTGCACCAACCACGGCCGTCAATGAGGACATGGATATCGCTTGGGACTATTTTTGGGGGAAGTGTGATTTATGTGCTAACAGATTACCAGTTCACTGTCACGGCTTACAGTTGGGCTATAGCTTATTTAATAAGCATGTCCATTGATTTTGTATACATAAAGCATGTGGTAATGACCATCGGCTTAAATACATGGGGTCTTGTATTGTACAACAATCTTGAAGCTCTTCTGCTGTTCCCATTGGAGTTACTTGTAATGGGTGAACTGAAGAAGATAAAGCATGAGATCTCAGATGAATCAGATTGGTACTCATTCGCAGTGATACTGCCAGTGGGATTATCGTGTTTATTTGGTTTATCCATCTCTTTCTTTGGGTTTTCATGCCGGAGAGCCATTTCTGCAACGGGATTTACTGTTCTTGGTATCGTGAATAAGCTATTAACAGTTGTTATTAATCTGGTGATTTGGGACAAACATTCAACATTTATTGGTACAGTGGGGTTATTGATATGTATGCTAGGTGGTGTTATGTATCAGCAATCTACAAGCAAGCCCAAAGTTGTGAATGAAGTAAAGGCACAGCAGACTGAGGAAGAACAACAAAAGTTAATTGAAATGAACAGCAGCTCAGAAAGAAACAACAAAGACACATGGGCCACAGGAGATGAACGAGGAAATGAGACGTCTCCTTCAAGGTGA
- the LOC126795335 gene encoding GDP-mannose transporter GONST3 isoform X1, translating into MLLLLLVNLEEVGKGQREIEWDAKEICRYYLVRFCPHDLFAGTRNDLGPCYRKHDPKLKESFQKSPRHEQYVRKFETELAQFCEMLVMDLDQKVRRERERRSMDMEPPLTPLPTNKSEQLLVLEEKLKNLLKKADALGEIENVDEAETPKRKNPEIGENQDGSSGPSLIIQPNWYSIVLQHISVYGIAAGYCLSASLLSIINKWAVVKFPYPGALTALQYFTSAVGVLLCGWFKFIEYDSLDLLTMWRFLPAAIIFYLSLFTNSELLLHANVDTFIVFRSVVPIFVAIGETLFLHQPRPSMRTWISLGTIFGGSVIYVLTDYQFTVTAYSWAIAYLISMSIDFVYIKHVVMTIGLNTWGLVLYNNLEALLLFPLELLVMGELKKIKHEISDESDWYSFAVILPVGLSCLFGLSISFFGFSCRRAISATGFTVLGIVNKLLTVVINLVIWDKHSTFIGTVGLLICMLGGVMYQQSTSKPKVVNEVKAQQTEEEQQKLIEMNSSSERNNKDTWATGDERGNETSPSR; encoded by the exons atgttaCTGTTGTTATTGGTGAATTTAGAGGAAGTGGGAAAGGGCCAAAGAGAGATTGAGTGGGATGCGAAGGAGATTTGTAGGTACTATTTGGTTCGGTTTTGTCCTCATGATCTCTTCGCCGGTACTCGAAACGATCTAG gACCATGTTACAGGAAACACGACCCGAAGCTGAAAGAAAG TTTTCAGAAGTCCCCACGACATGAACAATACGTGCGCAAGTTTGAAACTGAACTTGCTCAGTTTTGTGAGATGCTG GTGATGGATTTAGATCAAAAAGTAAGGCGTGAACGAGAACGACGTTCTATGGACATGGAACCCCCACTGACTCCATTGCCAACCAACAAGTCTGAACAATTATTGGTCCTGGAGGAAAAGCTAAAAAACTTGCTCAAGAAAGCGGATGCCCTTGGTGAGATTGAGAATGTGGATGAAGCTGAAACACCCAAGAGAAAG AATCCTGAAATCGGTGAAAACCAGGATGGATCTAGTGGTCCTTCTCTTATCATCCAACCAAACTGGTATAGTATTGTACTGCAGCACATCTCAGTCTATGGAATAGCCGCTGGTTACTGCTTATCTGCCTCATTGCTTTCAATCATCAACAAATGGGCTGTGGTGAAATTTCCTTATCCTGGGGCACTGACTGCTCTACAGTATTTTACAAGTGCTGTTGGGGTGCTCCTCTGTGGCTGGTTTAAGTTCATAGAGTATGACTCGCTTGACCTCCTTACTATGTGGCGATTCCTACCAGCTGCAATTATTTTCTACCTTTCTCTCTTCACCAACAGTGAACTCCTTCTTCATGCCAATGTTGACACTTTCATTGTGTTTCGATCAGTCGTTCCCATCTTTGTTGCAATTGGAGAGACTCTCTTCTTGCACCAACCACGGCCGTCAATGAGGACATGGATATCGCTTGGGACTATTTTTGGGGGAAGTGTGATTTATGTGCTAACAGATTACCAGTTCACTGTCACGGCTTACAGTTGGGCTATAGCTTATTTAATAAGCATGTCCATTGATTTTGTATACATAAAGCATGTGGTAATGACCATCGGCTTAAATACATGGGGTCTTGTATTGTACAACAATCTTGAAGCTCTTCTGCTGTTCCCATTGGAGTTACTTGTAATGGGTGAACTGAAGAAGATAAAGCATGAGATCTCAGATGAATCAGATTGGTACTCATTCGCAGTGATACTGCCAGTGGGATTATCGTGTTTATTTGGTTTATCCATCTCTTTCTTTGGGTTTTCATGCCGGAGAGCCATTTCTGCAACGGGATTTACTGTTCTTGGTATCGTGAATAAGCTATTAACAGTTGTTATTAATCTGGTGATTTGGGACAAACATTCAACATTTATTGGTACAGTGGGGTTATTGATATGTATGCTAGGTGGTGTTATGTATCAGCAATCTACAAGCAAGCCCAAAGTTGTGAATGAAGTAAAGGCACAGCAGACTGAGGAAGAACAACAAAAGTTAATTGAAATGAACAGCAGCTCAGAAAGAAACAACAAAGACACATGGGCCACAGGAGATGAACGAGGAAATGAGACGTCTCCTTCAAGGTGA
- the LOC126795337 gene encoding protein MULTIPLE CHLOROPLAST DIVISION SITE 1 has product MASTSTLRFHSLSFQTSIWVSTHQTPALLLKLRPQFGSGNTRFVWASRLIPTHRFLIRAIDGSASSNGENPNDRGDDDYKFTINLKDPVDKFHGMISSVSPIVFKIRQRVGSNLAVGLCIATAFLVVVLRMFMVRKPKNNGQGSVADLVRRGQLRSDRRGISKPLMYDDPFNNPLVKVGKENSTIEMCGKVYRLAPITLTKEEQAIHRKRRSRAYQWKRPTMFLKEGDSVPADVDPDTVRWIPSNHPFATTAGDIDEDLAQTNVYQKHGVPYRIQAEHEALQRDQKESRLVMDSTDATDPVNSFNSRSKSAKQDGESLINNGSGHSKPPLSEHESDSSTSMSSSEERHKP; this is encoded by the exons ATGGCTTCCACTTCCACTCTCCGCTTCCACTCCCTCTCCTTCCAG ACCTCAATTTGGGTCTCAACGCACCAGACACCCGCATTGCTACTAAAGCTTAGACCCCAATTCGGGTCAGGTAACACTCGGTTCGTATGGGCTTCACGGCTGATACCCACTCACAGGTTCCTTATCAGAGCCATTGACGGCTCAGCTAGCTCTAATGGTGAGAACCCTAATGACCGTGGTGATGATGATTACAAGTTTACTATCAACCTCAAGGACCCAGTTGACAAATTCCACGGAATGATCAGCTCTGTCTCTCCCATTGTCTTCAAG ATACGGCAACGAGTGGGGTCGAATTTGGCAGTTGGTTTATGTATTGCTACTGCATTTTTGGTGGTTGTTCTGAGAATGTTCATGGTGAGGAAGCCGAAGAATAACGGTCAAGGCTCTGTGGCTGATCTTGTGAGACGCGGGCAGCTTAGGTCCGATAGAAGAGGCAT TTCCAAGCCTCTCATGTACGATGACCCGTTTAATAACCCATTGGTGAAAGTTGGTAAGGAAAATTCGACTATAGAGATGTGTGGAAAGGTTTATCGCCTTGCCCCAATTACTCTTACGAAGGAGGAACAAGCTATCCATCGAAAGAGGAGGTCTAGGGCGTACCAGTGGAAGAGACCGACAATGTTTCTTAAAGAAGGGGATTCGGTACCTGCTGATGTTGATCCTGATACAGTTAGGTGGATTCCTTCCAATCATCCTTTTGCAACCACTGCTGGTGACATTGATGAAGACTTGGCACAGACCAATGTGTATCAGAAACATGGTGTGCCCTATCGAATTCAGGCTGAGCATGAAGCACTGCAGAGA GACCAAAAGGAGAGCAGGTTAGTGATGGATTCTACGGATGCTACAGATCCTGTGAATTCATTCAATTCGCGTTCCAAGTCAGCCAAGCAGGATGGAGAAAGCCTCATCAATAATGGAAGTGGTCATTCTAAGCCACCCTTATCCGAACATGAGTCAGATTCCTCCACTAGCATGTCATCATCTGAGGAAAGGCATAAACCCTGA
- the LOC126795331 gene encoding putative disease resistance RPP13-like protein 1, with protein MAVGEIFLAAFVQVLLETLTRRDFLDYVGRLGGVGKKLLKWEKMLSAVAAVLYDAEEKQLTSKSVELWLNDLKHLAYDIDDLLHTFSNEMLERDRQVRGFFTKVPHKIKFNYNMNSEIKEIDDRLEAIFDRKKKLGLKYIEHTSSSSHRTPGSYVLDGPVIGRDEDKRKIVELLSRDVDSPTNYQVVAIVGMGGLGKSTLAGQVFNDAAAMEQFDLKIWVSVSDDFNLETVTKVIFRKVTSQPCDNDDLSDVQHHLSTKINGKRFLIVLDDVWSTCDYVSWTKLQASFRSGAQGSKVMVTTRDEKVAALMGAPAAAVYHLKTLSDETCLELVEQHANNDRPPNFELLKKKIVTNCKGLPLAAKVLGGVLRCEDTGNWEKILDDKLWSTSDKSEILPVLRLSYQYLPSTLKRCFAYCSILPNDYEFGKDELICLWMAEGFLEQSDGSNSMEDIGNEYFGELLSRSLLQKPGKSSSLYGMHDLIGDLARWAAGDTYSRLDDKPQGGCSLKTRHMAYISGKFDGRKRFETVSDAKHLRSFLPFSVTNGNENYLTHYVASDLLLKLKYLRVLSFRGYKLTEVPDSVGNVRLLRYLNLSGTLIMSLPESICTLYNLQTLMLVNCSNLKTLPSNLSNLSNLRHLYNSNTPSLEEMPPQVSRLTHLRTLSKFVVGNADSAPGIGEIGSLTLHGDLSIGRLENVIDVGDAQRAKINNKEGLDTLNLEWSGTGEKELEVLCSLEPHKKLQQLSIKGYNGFEFSKWIGHPSFSDMTLVRLENCKNCRSLPPLGQLPNLKSLHIEGLASVESVDAEFYGDGSLPFPVLETLGIINMPVWKKWLPCKRNEENSVFPCLRELAIFGCPKLKNLLPNNIDSLSALAICECEQLVVSMANYKHLCMFIVDGCKRLVNRSGVKFELLEDMVLRSIPVFRLEIDGFIRGLTKLKWLKITGGEELTSLWESEDRWLQHRISDIVGGSVSQSPRSHFVQHLRSLNQLEIVGCSNLICFPDCDMLRSLNRLEIVGCSNLICFSDCGLPPSLEYLKIESCDSLAYLVKFQLPSGIRMIVIAKCQNLRVLVKDAEGCSSSSCCLEALSINECASFTSLSGNGGRLPRTLKYLWIIACEQLESIMETFHEDTCLEYIEIEKCANLKSLPEGLCHLSVLHTLMIGECGSLVSFPRGGLPSNLARLSINQCDQLEALPRGIDNCSSLQTLEMGYCEGLSSILEEGFPPNLISLLIIFPKSLKPLSEWGLHHWDRLASLTELKLAGVDSDMVSFPPKTMLLPKSLIKLCIGGFPNLKRLSSSFQSLTSLESLDIFYCPKLASAIPEQADHLPLSLTQLRIYGFCPLLWKRYQPGKGRYWREVAYIPYVSFGDDDDDDEAEVDHPHN; from the coding sequence ATGGCTGTGGGGGAGATCTTCCTTGCGGCGTTCGTTCAGGTGCTGCTGGAGACGTTAACACGTCGAGATTTCCTCGACTACGTTGGACGCTTGGGAGGAGTTGGCAAAAAGCTGCTAAAATGGGAGAAGATGCTGTCTGCGGTTGCTGCGGTGCTTTACGATGCGGAGGAGAAGCAGCTGACGAGCAAGTCAGTGGAGCTGTGGCTGAATGACCTCAAGCACTTGGCTTATGATATCGACGATCTACTCCACACCTTTTCTAATGAGATGTTAGAACGTGATCGGCAGGTACGAGGCTTCTTCACCAAAGTTCCTCACAAGATTAAATTCAACTACAATATGAACTCCGAGATAAAGGAGATTGATGATCGCTTGGAAGCCATATTTGATCGGAAAAAGAAGCTCGGTTTGAAGTATATTGAGcatacatcatcatcatcgcaCAGGACACCAGGCTCGTATGTGCTAGATGGACCTGTGATTGGAAGAGATGAAGATAAAAGAAAGATCGTGGAGTTGTTGTCCAGAGATGTTGATTCTCCCACCAATTATCAAGTTGTTGCCATTGTTGGTATGGGAGGACTTGGCAAGTCCACGCTGGCAGGACAAGTCTTCAATGATGCAGCTGCAATGGAACAGTTTGATCTCAAGATCTGGGTTTCAGTGTCCGATGACTTCAATCTGGAAACTGTTACAAAAGTTATTTTTAGAAAGGTCACATCCCAGCCATGTGATAATGATGATTTGAGTGACGTTCAACATCATCTGAGCACGAAGATTAACGGTAAAAGGTTTTTGATTGTTTTAGATGATGTCTGGAGCACATGTGATTATGTTTCATGGACAAAACTGCAAGCATCCTTTCGTAGCGGAGCTCAGGGAAGTAAGGTGATGGTGACAACACGTGATGAAAAAGTTGCAGCATTGATGGGAGCCCCAGCCGCTGCAGTTTATCATTTGAAGACTCTATCTGATGAAACTTGTCTGGAACTAGTTGAGCAGCATGCCAACAATGACAGGCCGCCGAATTTCGAGTTgctcaaaaagaaaattgttaCAAATTGCAAAGGATTGCCATTGGCTGCAAAAGTACTTGGTGGTGTTTTGCGTTGTGAAGATACTGGCAATTGGGAGAAAATACTAGATGACAAATTGTGGAGCACATCAGATAAGAGTGAAATACTTCCTGTACTGAGATTGAGTTATCAGTATCTGCCTTCAACTTTGAAGAGGTGCTTTGCATATTGCTCAATCCTTCCCAATGACTATGAATTTGGGAAAGATGAATTAATCTGTCTGTGGATGGCAGAGGGTTTCCTGGAGCAATCAGATGGAAGTAACTCGATGGAAGATATCGGTAACGAATATTTTGGGGAGCTACTGTCCCGGTCATTATTACAGAAGCCAGGCAAAAGCAGTTCACTCTATGGAATGCATGACCTTATTGGTGATTTGGCACGATGGGCTGCTGGAGACACGTATTCCAGATTGGACGACAAACCGCAAGGTGGATGTTCTTTAAAGACTCGTCATATGGCTTACATTTCTGGCAAGTTTGATGGAAGAAAAAGATTTGAGACAGTTTCTGATGCCAAACACTTGCGGAGTTTCCTACCGTTTTCAGTTACTAATGGAAATGAGAATTATCTAACTCATTATGTTGCTTCTGATCTATTGCTAAAATTGAAGTACTTGCGGGTGCTCTCCTTCAGAGGCTACAAGCTCACCGAGGTGCCAGATTCCGTAGGTAATGTGAGGCTTCTACGGTATCTTAATCTCTCTGGCACTTTAATAATGAGTTTGCCTGAGTCAATTTGCACGCTTTACAACTTACAGACGTTAATGTTAGTGAATTGTTCAAATTTGAAGACACTACCTTCAAATTTAAGTAATTTATCTAACTTACGTCATCTCTACAATTCAAACACGCCTTCATTGGAAGAAATGCCGCCCCAAGTAAGCAGGTTGACTCATCTGCGAACTTTGTCCAAGTTTGTGGTTGGGAATGCTGATAGTGCACCAGGCATTGGAGAGATAGGGTCACTGACTCTTCACGGGGACTTGAGCATTGGAAGATTAGAGAATGTGATTGATGTTGGGGATGCACAGAGGGCCAAGATAAATAACAAGGAAGGGCTGGATACCTTGAATTTGGAATGGAGTGGCACAGGTGAGAAGGAGTTAGAGGTGCTCTGCAGCTTGGAACCTCATAAAAAGCTTCAACAACTGTCCATCAAGGGCTACAATGGTTTCGAGTTTTCAAAGTGGATTGGACATCCTTCGTTCTCTGATATGACGTTGGTGAGGTTAGAGAATTGTAAGAATTGTCGGTCCTTACCTCCTCTTGGCCAATTACCTAATCTGAAGTCACTTCATATAGAAGGACTGGCTAGTGTTGAAAGTGTGGATGCTGAGTTTTATGGGGATGGTAGCTTGCCCTTTCCTGTGCTTGAAACCCTGGGGATTATCAATATGCCGGTTTGGAAGAAGTGGCTTCCTTGCAAAAGAAACGAAGAAAACTCTGTATTTCCCTGCCTTCGAGAGCTTGCCATCTTTGGATGCCCTAAATTGAAGAATTTGCTACCGAATAACATTGATTCATTATCAGCTCTTGCTATTTGTGAATGTGAACAGTTGGTGGTTTCAATGGCCAATTACAAGCATCTTTGTATGTTTATCGTCGACGGTTGTAAAAGGTTGGTGAACAGAAGTGGAGTTAAGTTCGAGTTACTGGAAGATATGGTGCTCCGTAGCATCCCAGTATTCAGACTCGAGATAGATGGGTTCATCAGAGGATTAACAAAGCTGAAATGGTTAAAAATTACTGGTGGTGAGGAGCTGACGTCTTTGTGGGAGAGTGAGGATAGATGGTTGCAGCATCGGATTTCTGATATTGTTGGAGGCAGTGTTTCTCAGTCTCCCCGTTCTCACTTTGTTCAACATCTCAGATCACTTAATCAGCTTGAGATAGTTGGATGCTCGAATCTGATTTGTTTTCCAGACTGTGATATGCTCAGATCACTTAATCGGCTTGAGATAGTTGGATGCTCGAATCTGATTTGTTTTTCAGACTGTGGTCTGCCACCTTCTCTTGAATACTTGAAGATTGAGTCATGTGATTCGTTGGCATAtcttgtaaaatttcagctacCGTCGGGCATAAGAATGATAGTGATAGCaaaatgtcaaaatttgagagtgttggtCAAGGATGCCGAGGGTTGTTCATCGTCATCTTGTTGTCTCGAGGCGTTATCGATAAATGAGTGTGCATCTTTCACATCCTTATCAGGCAACGGAGGCCGACTACCCAGAACGCTCAAATATCTTTGGATAATTGCCTGTGAACAATTGGAGTCAATAATGGAAACATTCCATGAGGACACTTGTCTCGAATATATTGAGATAGAGAAGTGTGCAAATCTGAAATCCTTACCAGAGGGGCTCTGCCATCTCTCCGTTCTTCACACGTTAATGATTGGGGAATGTGGAAGTCTTGTTTCCTTCCCGAGAGGAGGGTTGCCATCCAACTTGGCGCGCTTGTCTATCAACCAATGTGATCAACTGGAAGCCCTCCCCAGAGGCATTGACAACTGCAGCTCTCTGCAGACTTTGGAAATGGGATACTGTGAAGGTTTGTCGTCCATTCTAGAAGAAGGTTTTCCACCAAACCTAATTAGTCTTCTTATTATCTTTCCCAAAAGCTTGAAGCCTCTATCAGAGTGGGGACTTCACCACTGGGACAGACTCGCCTCTCTTACAGAGTTGAAGCTTGCTGGTGTAGATTCAGATATGGTGTCCTTTCCACCAAAGACGATGCTGCTCCCTAAATCTCTCATTAAACTCTGCATTGGAGGATTCCCAAATCTGAAGCGGCTGTCATCATCTTTCCAATCACTCACCTCTCTTGAGTCCCTTGACATTTTTTACTGCCCAAAGCTAGCATCTGCTATCCCGGAACAAGCGGATCATCTGCCTCTTTCCCTTACACAGCTTCGCATCTATGGGTTTTGTCCGCTGCTATGGAAGAGGTACCAACCTGGTAAAGGTCGATACTGGCGCGAAGTAGCTTACATCCCTTACGTTTCTTTTGGAGACGACGATGACGATGACGAAGCCGAAGTCGACCACCCACACAACTGA
- the LOC126795333 gene encoding monosaccharide-sensing protein 2-like encodes MKGAVLVAIAATIGNFLQGWDNATIAGAIVYITDEFALGSSVEGLVVAMSLIGATVITTCSGAVSDWIGRRPMLIASSVLYFVSGLVMLWSPNVYVLCIARLLDGFGIGLAVTLVPVYISETAPSDIRGSLNTLPQFLGSGGMFLSYCMVFGMSLLASPSWRVMLGVLSVLSLIYFVLTVFYLPESPRWLVSKGRMLEAKKVLQMLRGTEDVSGEMALLVEGLGFGGDTTIEEYIIGAADDLDGQEAADKDRIRLYGPEEGLSWVAKPVTGRQGSIVSLVSRQGSMATQNVPLMDPLVTLFGSVHENFPEAGSTRGSMLFSNFGSMFSTADHPRGKTEQWDEESLHREGEDYASGGDSDDNLHSPLISRQTTSMEKDMVPPPPSHGSVLSMRRNSSLMQGTGETVGSTGIGGGWQLAWKWSERQGEDGKKEGGFQRVYLHQEGVPGSRRGSILSLPGGDVPAEGEFIQAAALVSQPALYSKSLIDKHPVGPAMVHPSATASKGPIWAALLEPGVKHALFVGIGIQFLQQFSGINGVLYYTPQILEDAGVSVLLSDLGLSTTSASFLISGFTTLLMLPCIAIAMKLMDIAGRRTLLLSTLPVLIVSLILLVIANLVSLSSVLEAAISTTCVVVYFCVFVMAYGPIPNILCSEIFPTRVRGLCIAICALAYWISDIIVTYSLPVLLDSIGLAGIFGLYAIVCVISLVFIYLKVPETKGMPLEVIIEFFSVGARQIAAAKNE; translated from the exons ATGAAGGGAGCTGTGCTTGTGGCTATTGCTGCCACAATTGGTAACTTTCTGCAAGGATGGGACAATGCTACAATTGCAG GGGCTATTGTTTACATCACGGACGAGTTTGCTCTGGGTAGCTCCGTAGAAGGTCTTGTTGTGGCCATGTCACTCATCGGCGCAACAGTCATTACAACATGCTCAGGAGCCGTATCAGATTGGATTGGTCGGCGGCCAATGCTAATAGCATCATCAGTTCTTTATTTTGTGAGTGGCTTGGTGATGTTGTGGTCGCCCAATGTGTATGTACTATGTATTGCAAGGCTGTTAGATGGATTTGGAATTGGTCTAGCAGTTACCCTTGTCCCAGTGTACATATCTGAGACTGCCCCATCAGATATAAGGGGATCATTGAACACTCTACCACAGTTTCTTGGTTCAGGAGGCATGTTTTTGTCATACTGTATGGTTTTCGGGATGTCACTGTTGGCCTCGCCAAGCTGGAGAGTGATGCTTGGGGTCCTTTCAGTACTCTCTCTCATATATTTTGTATTAACCGTGTTTTACTTGCCCGAATCTCCTCGATGGCTTGTGAGCAAAGGCAGAATGCTTGAAGCAAAGAAGGTTCTTCAGATGTTGCGTGGCACTGAAGATGTTTCTG GTGAGATGGCTTTGCTTGTCGAAGGTCTTGGGTTTGGAGGTGATACAACTATAGAAGAGTACATCATAGGCGCAGCTGATGATCTTGATGGTCAGGAAGCAGCTGACAAAGACAGAATCAGGTTATATGGACCTGAAGAAGGCCTTTCTTGGGTTGCCAAACCTGTAACTGGGCGGCAGGGTTCTATTGTAAGTCTTGTGTCTCGCCAAGGAAGCATGGCAACCCAGAATGTGCCTCTAATGGATCCTCTTGTCACTCTCTTcggtagtgtccatgaaaatttTCCAGAGGCAGGAAGTACGCGTGGAAGCATGCTCTTTTCTAACTTTGGCAGCATGTTCAGCACAGCTGATCATCCGCGGGGTAAAACTGAACAATGGGATGAAGAGAGCTTGCATAGGGAAGGTGAGGACTATGCATCTGGGGGAGACTCAGATGACAATCTGCACAGTCCTTTGATTTCACGCCAGACGACAAGTATGGAAAAGGATATGGTGCCACCTCCTCCTTCCCATGGTAGTGTTCTAAGCATGAGGCGCAACAGCAGTCTCATGCAAGGAACTGGGGAGACAGTTGGTAGCACAGGCATTGGTGGTGGATGGCAGTTGGCATGGAAATGGTCTGAGAGACAAGGGGAGGATGGAAAGAAGGAAGGAGGATTCCAAAGGGTGTATTTGCACCAGGAGGGAGTCCCTGGCTCACGTCGTGGGTCCATTCTGTCACTTCCTGGTGGTGATGTTCCTGCAGAAGGTGAGTTCATCCAAGCAGCTGCTCTCGTTAGTCAGCCTGCGCTGTACTCAAAGTCACTTATAGATAAGCATCCTGTTGGACCTGCAATGGTTCATCCATCAGCAACAGCTTCAAAAGGACCAATATGGGCAGCTCTGCTTGAACCGGGAGTTAAGCACGCATTGTTCGTTGGAATTGGAATCCAGTTTCTTCAGCAG TTTTCTGGGATCAATGGAGTTCTCTATTACACTCCTCAAATTCTTGAAGATGCAGGAGTTTCAGTTCTTCTTTCAGACTTGGGTCTCAGTACAACATCTGCATCTTTCCTCATCAGTGGATTCACAACTTTGTTGATGCTTCCTTGTATAGCTATAGCCATGAAGCTCATGGATATCGCTGGTCGAAG GACGCTGCTACTTTCTACACTTCCTGTGCTGATAGTGTCACTCATTCTTCTAGTCATTGCCAACTTAGTATCCCTAAGTTCGGTCCTTGAAGCCGCCATATCAACCACCTGTGTGGTGGTCTATTTCTGCGTTTTTGTCATGGCCTATGGGCCAATCCCAAACATCCTCTGCTCGGAGATTTTTCCGACAAGGGTGCGTGGCCTCTGCATTGCCATCTGTGCTCTGGCGTACTGGATATCAGACATTATTGTTACCTACTCGCTACCAGTTCTGCTTGATTCAATAGGCCTTGCCGGTATCTTCGGGCTCTATGCCATTGTTTGTGTCATCTCTTTGGTATTCATCTACTTAAAGGTTCCAGAAACCAAAGGCATGCCCCTTGAAGTCATTATTGAATTCTTTTCCGTCGGTGCAAGACAAATTGCTGCTGCCAAAAATGAGTAA